Genomic window (Jeotgalibaca ciconiae):
GATAAGGAGGTCGACTAACTGCAGAACCCCACCCATAATTGAGCTTGTTGCCATCATACCGCTGAAAAATACAGGCATTGTCCAAGGAACGATCACCCCAGTTGGACGAGGTACAATATTTAAATACATTGCAAAATAATTTACAGTAGCCACAATCAACGGGGTGATAATCCATGGTATTGCGATTGATGCGTTTAATACGACTGGCATACCGAAGATTACCGGTTCATTTACGTTAAAGATTCCAGGTCCCATTGCCAAACGTCCTAAATCCTTCATTTGACGACTCTTCATAACGAATGCCATGATGACAACGACAATCAATGTCATACCTGTCCCACCTAAACCAACTGTAAAAGTATCCATGAAGGATTTAGTAATAATGTGAGGAAGTTCATTCCCAGCATTAAATGCATCCAAGTTATCCAATGCGAGTGTTTGCCAAATTGGATCCATTACGGAGTTAATAATAATTTGTCCATGAAGACCGAAGAACCAAAGAATTTGTGTCAAGAATAAAGCAATCAATGTTGCAGGTAATCCGCTGCCTAAGCCAACAAGCGGTTGTTGAATCATCGTGTAGACTACATCATGTAAGTTTGTTTCAAATGCACCATTCACTAGTGCATTTAGTAAGTTAAATATAGTTAATGTTGCAATTGCTGGTATTAAGGAAGCAAAGGAACGAGAAACTGCATCGGGAACACCTTCTGGCATCTTAATTGTGATTCCTTTTTTCTTAATACGCACATAAATTTCTGTGGCAATAAAGGCACCAATCATACCAACGAACATACCTTTTGCGCCTAAACGATCTAAAGATAAAGCGCCGCTTACTTCTGCACCTTCAGCAGTCGTAAAATTAAAAGGCGTTAAAATCAAGAATGATGCTAAAGCAACAACCCCGCCAAAAACACCATCTTCTTCATAAGAG
Coding sequences:
- the celB gene encoding PTS cellobiose transporter subunit IIC translates to MNSIIDKIAEKLTPIAGKLGQNRYLAVLRDAFMLAFPLTMFGSIVVVINNLPFFSSDTQGLLNGLFGNGQNATMSIMTLFVSFGIGYYLTHSYEEDGVFGGVVALASFLILTPFNFTTAEGAEVSGALSLDRLGAKGMFVGMIGAFIATEIYVRIKKKGITIKMPEGVPDAVSRSFASLIPAIATLTIFNLLNALVNGAFETNLHDVVYTMIQQPLVGLGSGLPATLIALFLTQILWFFGLHGQIIINSVMDPIWQTLALDNLDAFNAGNELPHIITKSFMDTFTVGLGGTGMTLIVVVIMAFVMKSRQMKDLGRLAMGPGIFNVNEPVIFGMPVVLNASIAIPWIITPLIVATVNYFAMYLNIVPRPTGVIVPWTMPVFFSGMMATSSIMGGVLQLVDLLIIGTIWYPFLKALDNVYVRQAAEVEAEAIEA